The window GTTCTTGTTTTCAGTATGATGTAATGTTTTAGATTTCTATTCATCATATACCGAAACATTACTCTATACAACTTCAGTTAAGCTCTTCCAATCTTTTGTCTCGAGAGTCAAgaagatcaaattaaaattcTTGTTACTCAAGAATCTCCAATATTTCTTCTAGTGGTTAATCATGTTTCAGTCAAATTCGTGGCATGAGCTTATTTGGGCAAACAACTTCAAAGGTTAAGAAGTTTAAATTTACGGTTAAGAATGTAACAAGAGATTTAAATTACCTATAGgaggaaaaaacagagaaaagctGACTGTATCTGCATAACACAGCTCCAaggttgttctttttttttttcaatatctcGGGATGTTGTTCATATTACAGACATATAATCAAACTTATCAGAGATTCAATAGCAAAAACAGAGCATAACAAAACAAGCATTTTGACGAGTTTCCTTttaaggtctctctctctctctctcattgtgAGAACTCTTGAGGATTGAACTTGACTGTTTCACGATATATAAGCTCCTTAATGTTCTCTTCTGACAAAGAAGGTTGCTCGAAATCGAAATTGAACGGCCTTACACACACCGGTTCTTCGTTTATATCATGCAGTGGGGCCAGATACGGGTGGCACAACGCCTCATCAACTAGAGACACAGAAACTTGCTTAGTAAAAAccgaaaacagagaagaagcaaatatataaatataactcaCCTGTGATGCGTCTGCTTGGATCAAAGACGAGCATTTTCTCCAGCAAATCGACTGCACCAGCTGACATGTTTGGGAATCTAGCAGCAAAGTTCTGTCTCGGGTACTGTGGAAGCTGTCTAACGTACCTTCTTGCGTTGTCACTCCTTAAGAACCCCAAGCTTGAGTCATCAGGCGATCCTATAAGCTGTTTTTCAGAGACTCATCAACAGATGCAGATGATACCAAGAAGAAACACTAGTATTGATGCTATGGATGAAACATATTACACTAGATTACCTCAGTGATGAGTCTAAGCTGATGAACATAATCTTTACCAGGAAACAAGGGCTCTCGTGTCATTGTTTCACCGAGTATACAACCGACAGACCAAATATCGATTGCTGCTGTGTATTCTGAGCAATTAAGAAGCAACTCCGGAGCTCTGTACCACCGTGTAACAACATACTCAGTCATGAAGTCTGTTTCGGATTTGGTCCTGGCAAGCCCGAAATCCCCAAGCTTTAGATCACAGTTTGCATTCAGGAGCAAATTGCTGGGTTTTAAATCTCGATGCAGTACATTAGCTGAATGAACATACTTGAGCCCACGCAGCAACTGATACAGAAAGAactacaagcaaaaaaaaatggaaactagTTACTAAACACCAACAACCCAAacttccaaaaaaaacacacaaaccaatgaaaaagaacaaacataACAAGCAATACTGACTACaactgatattgtttcctcAGATGCACTAACATCACAAATAGAATAAGGATGGCTCTAGCTTCCCAAACCAAGTAACTAGAAACATAAGATTTATCTGGCAAGATAAAAGAGGTAACATGAAGGATGAAGCATACCCGACAATGATCATCAGTTAACGGTTGGTTAGAGCGTATAATCTGGTGGAGATCAGTGTCCATGAGCTCATAAACAATGTAAACATCATTAAAGTTCTCTCTCCGTGGTGGTCTTATTATATCCTTTACAGCGATAACCTGCGCagtaaaccaatat is drawn from Camelina sativa cultivar DH55 chromosome 8, Cs, whole genome shotgun sequence and contains these coding sequences:
- the LOC104705346 gene encoding mitogen-activated protein kinase 4, which encodes MSAESCFGSSGDQSSKGVPTHGGSYVQYNVYGNLFEVSRKYVPPLRPIGRGAYGIVCAAINSETGEEVAIKKIGNAFDNIIDAKRTLREIKLLKHMDHENVIAVKDIIRPPRRENFNDVYIVYELMDTDLHQIIRSNQPLTDDHCRFFLYQLLRGLKYVHSANVLHRDLKPSNLLLNANCDLKLGDFGLARTKSETDFMTEYVVTRWYRAPELLLNCSEYTAAIDIWSVGCILGETMTREPLFPGKDYVHQLRLITELIGSPDDSSLGFLRSDNARRYVRQLPQYPRQNFAARFPNMSAGAVDLLEKMLVFDPSRRITVDEALCHPYLAPLHDINEEPVCVRPFNFDFEQPSLSEENIKELIYRETVKFNPQEFSQ